A region from the Salicibibacter cibarius genome encodes:
- a CDS encoding CoA transferase subunit A — MSKVIKESELSGCVNDGDTLLVGGFGISGTPFTLIDELATLDKKDLTVVSNNLGEKDKGLGILLHTGCLKKAMGSYFTSNRDAVNEWSKGNLEIELIPQGTLAERIRCGGAGIAGFYTRTAAGTKLAEGKEEKVFDGETYILERAIKGDVSLIKALKADTKGNLIYDHTGRNFNAVMATAGKSVIAEVDEIVEVGELDPLEITTPHVYIDYLVMNKYEKIGGKYDVPTGSN; from the coding sequence GTGAGTAAAGTAATAAAAGAGTCGGAATTATCAGGTTGTGTAAATGACGGAGATACTTTACTTGTTGGTGGATTTGGTATTTCGGGAACTCCATTCACACTGATTGATGAATTGGCTACATTGGACAAGAAAGATCTAACAGTTGTAAGCAATAACCTTGGTGAGAAAGATAAGGGTCTTGGAATTTTATTGCATACAGGCTGTTTGAAAAAAGCAATGGGTTCCTACTTTACTTCTAATCGAGATGCGGTTAATGAGTGGTCCAAGGGAAACCTGGAAATTGAATTGATTCCACAGGGCACACTGGCAGAGAGAATTCGATGTGGTGGTGCAGGTATTGCTGGTTTTTACACAAGGACTGCTGCTGGAACAAAACTTGCTGAGGGAAAAGAAGAAAAGGTTTTTGATGGAGAAACTTACATTTTGGAAAGAGCAATAAAAGGAGACGTTTCTTTAATCAAAGCCTTGAAAGCGGATACGAAGGGGAATTTAATCTACGACCACACGGGGCGAAACTTCAATGCGGTAATGGCTACAGCAGGGAAATCCGTGATTGCTGAAGTGGATGAAATTGTTGAAGTTGGCGAGCTTGATCCTCTCGAAATTACGACACCGCATGTATATATTGATTATCTTGTTATGAACAAATATGAAAAGATAGGGGGGAAATATGATGTCCCAACAGGATCGAATTAA